A window of the Planococcus citri chromosome 4, ihPlaCitr1.1, whole genome shotgun sequence genome harbors these coding sequences:
- the LOC135843234 gene encoding UDP-glycosyltransferase UGT4-like, with amino-acid sequence MRPSGEIFLYTLLQFLIIFNGDRLSDGAKILVHLPTKGRSHFKPFEPLFVALARRGHNVTVVSYFPPDHLVANYHHLQVGPDFEMKNMPADTLKKQTRLENYVYLHSIVQNFSIDMANEPHTRNLLRENNGEKFDLIMAEVYHFDTFFALGARFNAPIIGISFQPLQPVYNWILKNPWSFSHVPHLYLPYSDRMNFMQRFINTVFGCFTILYYNIVSLSMYQNQIELLMKSATSDDERIGILPMPNIEQVTKNLSLILVESHFSAGYVRPYLPNVVEVAGIHIPSEKNLPKDIEDFIVEADGFVFISLGTLIDPKSISHLSAKFIQILEKLPYRILWKWDPTLLSKTPDNFLVKQWLPQADLLRHPKCKLFISHGGYHSIVETINGGVPILCLPFFTDQYHNAKIIEELGIGIQSNAESSLEDLIANINQLLTEPKYREKAKEQSIIFKDRPIQPLDLAVYWTEYVIRHRGAPHLKSAAKELHWYQYLLLDVILSVLISIVLVYYFLKKIIRFSCKLIFSLFETKKIKEH; translated from the exons ATGCGACCATCCGGAGAGATATTTTTATACACGCTTCTTCagttcttgattattttcaacgGCGATCGTTTATCAGACGGGGCAAAAATATTGGTACATTTGCCCACGAAAGGTCGCAGCCATTTTAAGCCTTTCGAGCCTTTGTTTGTCGCGCTGGCCCGTCGAGGACACAATGTCACCGTGGTTAGCTATTTTCCTCCAGATCATCTCGTTGCCAATTATCATCACTTACAAGTCGGGCCGGATTTTGAAATGAAGA ATATGCCCGCGGATACCCTCAAAAAACAAACTCGCCTCGAGAATTACGTTTACTTGCACTCGATcgtgcaaaatttcagcataGATATGGCCAACGAACCGCATACGCGCAATTTACTACGAGAAAATAACggcgaaaaattcgatttgatCATGGCCGAGGTTTATCATTTCGATACATTTTTCGCCCTCGGTGCTCGATTCAATGCTCCCATCATCGGTATAAGCTTTCAACCGCTGCAACCTGTTTATAATTGGATCTTGAAGAATCCTTGGAGCTTTTCGCACGTTCCTCATTTATATTTACCGTACTCCGATCGTATGAATTTTATGCAACGTTTCATCAACACCGTATTCGGATGCTTTACCATTTTATATTACAATATTGTCTCATTGTCGATGTACCAGAATCAAATTGAATTGCTGATGAAGTCGGCTACAAGCGACGATGAACGCATTGGAATATTACCTATGCCCAATATTGAGCAAGTTACCAAAAACTTGTCGCTGATATTGGTCGAATCTCATTTTTCTGCTGGCTACGTTCGGCCGTATTTACCAAACGTGGTTGAGGTTGCTGGGATTCATATTCCTTCGGAGAAAAATTTACCCAAG GACATTGAAGATTTCATCGTTGAGGCAGATGGATTCGTGTTCATTAGTTTAGGTACATTGATAGATCCGAAATCAATAAGCCATCTCAGTGCtaaatttattcagattttggaaaaactacCATACCGAATACTATGGAAGTGGGATCCTACACTATTATCCAAGACGCCGGACAATTTTCTGGTCAAACAATGGCTACCTCAAGCTGACTTATTGA gACATCCGAAATGTAAACTTTTCATCAGTCATGGAGGCTACCACAGCATAGTGGAGACTATAAACGGAGGTGTTCCTATTTTATGCTTACCATTTTTCACAGATCAGTATCATAATGCTAAAATAATCGAAGAGCTAGGAATAGGCATACAATCAAATGCGGAATCCAGTTTGGAAGATCTCATCGCCAATATCAATCAGTTATTGACGGAGCCAAA GTATCGTGAAAAAGCCAAAGAGCAATCAATAATATTCAAAGATCGTCCCATCCAGCCTTTAGATTTAGCTGTTTATTGGACTGAGTACGTAATTCGACACAGAGGAGCTCCTCACTTAAAATCTGCAGCAAAGGAGCTTCACTGGTATCAGTATTTATTACTTGACGTGATCCTATCCGTATTAATTTCTATTGTTTTAGTGTactattttctgaaaaaaattataagatttTCTTGTAAATTAATCTTCTCGTTATTCgagaccaaaaaaataaaagagcaTTGA
- the LOC135843230 gene encoding polypeptide N-acetylgalactosaminyltransferase 3-like: MCLVSLHRKFRRKLCILLSLLLFVFSFITLDTIWQHFHEIPNSSQYKNHLRNQHSSLKDIHVIVGHYLGENDGDGLQSTNLTDEFLNTNKFDPKPKEGENGRAVIIPSYLSARMRQLFRINRFNLMASDRIPLNRSLPDVRKKKCLKNVYEIKPDETVSVIIVFYNEAWSTLLRTVTSVINRSPRHLLKEIILVDDASNRDFLKQPLDDYVSKLSTVTYVIHSNERKGLIRSRLLGARQAKGSILVFLDAHCECTVGWLESLVHHVSSNKTRVACPVIDIISDETFAYIRSFEKHLGAFNWDLHFRWYATDRHMDNPVQPFKTPVMAGGLFAINKEYFFEIGAYDDQMEIWGGENLELSFRIWQCGGSIDIVPCSHVGHIFRKSSPYVFPGGVSKVLYSNLIRVALVWMDDWGEFYLKFHPETKLIKNELDVRERKELRRKMQCNNFEWYLENVWNQRFMPMKNRIFGKIRHSVSGLCLEKPTGKSFHNQPTGVASVSECSSNLDLFQMFVLARYESQNNSVSIATDESVCLDVVREANADKLKVFFSACTNSNKQKWIYNVDELFIKHQSTNLCVEVAPNERYLILSNCTRNVNQKWNLQLIPWK, from the exons ATGTGCTTAGTCTCATTGCACCGGAAATTCCGTCGGAAATTATGCATTTTATTGTCCCTGCtgctttttgtattttcctTTATAACGCTGGATAcaatttggcaacattttcACGAAATACCAAATTCTAG TCAATACAAAAATCATTTGCGAAACCAGCACTCCTCATTGAAGGATATTCACGTCATAGTAGGGCATTATTTAGGAGAAAATGACGGTGATGGGCTTCAGTCAACCAATCTAACAGATG AATTTCTCAATACAAATAAGTTCGATCCTAAACCGAAAGAAGGCGAAAATGGGCGAGCTGTGATAATACCATCGTATTTATCCGCTCGAATGCGCCAACTTTTCCGCATTAATAGATTTAATCTGATGGCCAGCGATAGAATTCCGCTCAATAGATCACTTCCGGATGTTCGAAAGAAAAA GTGCTTGAAAAACGTGTATGAAATAAAGCCAGATGAAACCGTTTCTGTAATAATTGTATTTTACAACGAGGCTTGGTCCACCTTACTAAGGACTGTTACCAGCGTGATAAATCGTTCGCCGAGGCATTTGTTGAAAGAAATCATCTTGGTAGACGATGCAAGTAACAGAG attttttgaaacaaccTCTGGACGATTATGTTTCCAAACTCTCCACCGTCACCTATGTGATCCATTCCAATGAAAGAAAAGGTCTGATCCGTTCGAGATTGCTGGGAGCACGTCAAGCAAAAGGAAgtattttggtgtttttggaTGCCCATTGCGAATGCACAGTTG GTTGGTTGGAAAGCTTAGTTCATCACGTTTCATCAAATAAAACAAGAGTCGCTTGTCCTGTCATCGACATAATAAGCGATGAGACATTCGCTTATattagaagttttgaaaaacatttggGTGCATTTAACTGGGATCTTCATTTTCGTTGGTACGCTACAGATAGACACATGGATAATCCTGTGCAGCCGTTCaa aacTCCAGTAATGGCCGGTGGACTATTTGCTATTAAtaaagaatattttttcgaaataggcGCTTACGACGACCAGATGGAGATCTGGGGCGGGGAAAATTTAGAATTATCTTTTCGG atTTGGCAATGTGGAGGCAGTATTGATATTGTGCCATGTTCACATGTTGgtcacatttttcgaaaatcttctCCATACGTATTTCCAGGAggtgtttcaaaagttttgtATTCAAATTTAATCCGAGTAGCACTCGTTTGGATGGATGACTGGGGCGAattctatttgaaatttcatcctg agacaaaattgataaaaaatgagcTAGATGTTCGAGAGAGAAAAGAACTCAGAAGAAAAATGCAATGCAACAATTTTGAATGGTATTTGGAAAATGTGTGGAATCAACGTTTCATGCCCatgaaaaatagaatatttGGAAAG ATTCGTCATTCTGTGTCTGGTTTATGTTTGGAAAAACCAACTGGCAAAAGCTTTCATAATCAACCTACAGGAGTGGCCTCAGTTAGCGAATGTTCGTCAAATCTGGATCTCTTTCAAATGTTTGTTTTGGCTCGTTACGAGTCGCAAAATAATTCAGTCAGTATTGCTACCGATGAATCTGTTTGTTTGGACGTTGTAAGAGAGGCAAATGCTGATAAGCTAAAAGTATTTTTCTCCGCTTGTACCAATTCGAATAAACAAAAATGGATTTATAATGTTGAC gAACTCTTCATCAAACACCAATCTACAAATCTATGCGTTGAAGTTGCTCCAAACGAACGTTATTTAATTTTAAGTAACTGTACAAGAAACGTAAACCAAAAATGGAACTTGCAATTAATACCTtggaaataa
- the LOC135843233 gene encoding UDP-glycosyltransferase UGT4-like, whose amino-acid sequence MAPFWISLVILTATTNLYHVYCENILVFMPLPARSHFRSFQPLFEELIKRGHNITLVSGHTLSDNLQDRYEHINIKHIFPKLRINFAEMRKQNRLSNFIFSSERVIEYEECVLQDPKIRRLLASRESRKFHSIIVEFFFMDSFVALGSHFDAPVVAVSPQSLLPFYSATVGNPVTPSYIPNLFLPFTDHMSFTERLLNAIYTAIIGIYYECIALSKHQKQIEKYFSFQNDRKEIPKIKNLIQNVSLVLVNSHYAFGYSKPHIPMIVQTAGLHITEPIPLAEDLENFINNSTNGFIFISLGSLIDPNDVASLGNTVTAALGHLPQRVIFKWDPKLIPNAPENFFVQEWLPQTSILNHPKCTLFVTHGGLHSLIESVNFSVPLIGIPFFTDQQHNMALVESLGIGKTLPLNPSSDLLSRSVQEVLTDPIYYENVNRKSKTFKDRIVPPLDVAVYWIEYIMRHEDTSHLKSASLELTWYQYYLLDVLTLLFSLFSIALYTIYTAARLFLKLFLHVLGYSTNEKNIPKYKKIKNVKKE is encoded by the exons ATGGCCCCATTCTGGATATCGTTGGTGATCCTAACAGCGACGACGAATTTATACCATGTTTATTGCGAAAACATTCTGGTTTTCATGCCACTACCAGCTCGCAGTCATTTTAGATCGTTTCAACCATTATTCGAGGAACTGATTAAACGAGGACATAATATCACGCTAGTCAGTGGACACACTTTGTCTGACAACTTGCAAGACAGATACGAACACATAAATATAAAAcatattttcccaaaattga GAATAAACTTTGCCGAAATGAGGAAACAAAATCGACtgagtaattttatatttaGCAGCGAACGTGTTATCGAATACGAAGAATGTGTTCTTCAGGATCCTAAAATAAGACGTTTATTGGCGTCCCGCGAATCTCGTAAATTTCATTCGATAATAGTGGAATTTTTCTTCATGGATTCTTTCGTCGCTTTAGGCAGTCACTTCGACGCTCCTGTGGTCGCAGTCAGTCCTCAGAGCTTATTACCCTTTTATAGTGCGACTGTAGGTAATCCTGTAACTCCTTCCTACATTCCTAATTTATTCCTGCCTTTCACGGATCATATGTCGTTTACCGAACGACTTCTGAACGCAATTTATACAGCCATTATAG GTATTTATTACGAATGTATCGCTTTATCAAAGCACCAAAAACAGATAGagaaatatttcagttttcaaaacgatcgaaaagaaattccaaaaattaaaaatttaatacaaaaCGTTTCGTTGGTTTTGGTCAATTCGCATTACGCTTTCGGTTATTCAAAACCTCATATTCCAATGATAGTTCAAACAGCCGGACTTCATATTACCGAACCAATTCCACTTGCTGAG gacttggaaaatttcataaataattcCACCAATGGATTCATCTTCATCAGTTTAGGATCGTTGATCGATCCGAATGACGTCGCGTCTTTGGGCAACACTGTCACAGCAGCTTTGGGGCATTTACCCCAAAGAGTTATTTTTAAATGGGAtccaaaattaattccaaacGCACCGGAAAATTTCTTCGTGCAAGAATGGCTTCCTCAAACTAGCATTTTGA ATCATCCAAAATGTACATTGTTCGTCACTCACGGTGGACTACACAGTTTGATAGAAAGCGTTAATTTCTCCGTGCCTTTGATAGGGATTCCTTTTTTTACCGACCAACAGCATAATATGGCGCTTGTGGAAAGCCTCGGTATAGGTAAAACCTTACCATTGAATCCTAGCAGTGATCTATTATCAAGGAGCGTTCAAGAAGTGCTAACTGATCCGAT ATACTATGAAAACGTGAATCGTAAATCCAAAACATTCAAGGATAGAATAGTTCCACCTTTGGATGTGGCTGTTTATTGGATCGAATACATCATGAGACACGAGGATACTTCCCACTTGAAATCGGCATCCTTAGAATTGACGTGGTACCAATATTATTTGCTGGATGTTCTGACACTTTTATTTAGTTTATTTAGCATCGCTTTATATACGATTTACACGGCGGCtaggttatttttaaaattatttttacatgttttagGTTATtcaactaatgaaaaaaatataccaaaatataaaaaaataaaaaatgtaaaaaaagaatag
- the LOC135843235 gene encoding UDP-glycosyltransferase UGT4-like: MRFLRVCFGFIVALLGFAICSSKASNILFILPYPVPSHFQCFHPLMVELADRGHNVTVLSSFKPNHDNITFIDFTGAKQYFHASWTALRSQTRLENMITTYEIVKNFMNKALYDENFQQLLNNNDTHFDAVMIEIYYADAYLALAKKYNAPVIGLVPQSLPAVYGWLTSNPISFSYIPNMYLPYTNDMNFFQRLTNSLFGLVHVVAYEMWYYVANQEVVNRHFDFLQSNQKNLKTMLDDVSLLLVNTHYTMGYPRPFLPNIVEVAGMHLKSKKTLPEDIRHFMDKSVNGVVYISFGTMVDPIVVEKWGKVILQVFANQPLSVIWKWNSTLVENIPRNFFIQSWLPQNEILQHSNCKLFITHGGVHSLIETVNAGVPIIGVPFFSDQPLNIANAEKLGFGIGLKDLETEPLRNAVRRIFDNPEYHKNAQHRSKLFKDRLVDPLSTATYWVEHVLRNKGAPHLKSAAAKLTWYQYFMLDVIVFVLVVLFVISYLLAVISTRAIRFTRAKFNSFVTFVIDHNSQYKKVQ, translated from the exons atgcgaTTTCTGCGAGTATGTTTCGGTTTTATTGTTGCGTTATTAGGTTTCGCGATATGTTCGTCAAAAGCATCGAATATTCTGTTCATCTTACCATATCCTGTGCCTAgccattttcaatgttttcatccACTGATGGTGGAGTTAGCTGATCGAGGACATAATGTTACCGTACTTAGCTCTTTCAAACCGAACCACGATAATATCACGTTTATTGATTTTACCGGAGCTAAACAATATTTTC ATGCCTCATGGACAGCTCTAAGAAGCCAGACCAGACTAGAGAATATGATCACTACTTATGAAATAGTGAAAAACTTCATGAACAAAGCTCTTTACGatgaaaactttcaacaacTTTTAAACAACAACGATACGCACTTTGACGCGGTGATGATCGAGATTTATTACGCCGATGCATATTTAGCTTTAGCCAAAAAATACAACGCTCCGGTTATAGGTCTGGTTCCGCAAAGTTTACCTGCTGTCTACGGTTGGCTGACGAGTAACCCGATCAGCTTCTCATATATTCCAAATATGTATTTACCTTACACAAacgatatgaattttttccaacgtttAACTAACTCGTTGTTTGGATTGGTGCACGTTGTCGCCTATGAAATGTGGTACTACGTAGCTAATCAAGAAGTTGTGAACCG GCATTTCGACTTTCTGCAGAgtaatcagaaaaatttaaaaacaatgcTGGACGATGTATCTCTACTTTTGGTGAATACACATTACACGATGGGATATCCTCGTCCTTTTTTACCAAATATCGTCGAAGTTGCTGGCATGCacttgaaatcaaaaaagacTTTACcagaa GATATCAGACATTTCATGGATAAATCAGTTAATGGCGTAGTCTACATAAGCTTCGGAACGATGGTAGATCCGATAGTTGTTGAAAAATGGGGCAAAGTCATACTGCAAGTTTTTGCCAATCAACCACTTAGCGTGATATGGAAATGGAATTCTACTTTGGTTGAAAATATTccacgtaattttttcattcagtcTTGGTTGCCTCAAAATGAGATTTTGC aacatTCGAATTGTAAGCTCTTCATAACGCACGGTGGAGTGCACAGCTTAATCGAAACCGTCAACGCTGGCGTGCCCATCATCGGGGTGCCTTTTTTCTCCGATCAACCGTTGAATATTGCCAACGCTGAAAAATTAGGATTTGGAATCGGTCTCAAAGACTTGGAAACCGAACCACTGAGAAATGCTGTACGTCGCATCTTCGATAACCCTGA ATATCATAAAAATGCCCAACATAGATCGAAATTATTCAAAGATCGATTAGTGGATCCACTTTCAACGGCTACGTACTGGGTAGAACACGTACTAAGAAATAAAGGAGCACCGCATTTGAAATCTGCTGCTGCTAAGCTCACCTGGTATCAGTATTTCATGTTGGACGTGATAGTTTTCGTTTTAGTCGTCTTATTTGTAATTTCTTACTTACTGGCTGTAATTTCTACGCGTGCGATACGTTTTACCAGAgcgaaattcaattcatttgtcACTTTTGTTATCGATCATAATTCTCAATACAAGAAAGTTCAGTAA
- the LOC135843231 gene encoding poly(A) RNA polymerase, mitochondrial-like, with product MSSFRHLVTRRFSFCIHKSNSAYSRANKFCTISNETAAGDSKPQPPSAAEKPSFITFDDVLKRRRTEASKSVVIQVKDDKSYGGLYNYMKKYGSIKNCFFYSLNPQCNYILIEFENQECLEAALADGQYSNSSETFPTRSPFLWFTLQSRSKSETWSAPELQHARVSDLSSTEVQTLLAGSKSFTEDMITLHENVKLNELGSRLRFLTAHQVETAFKGMFPFCTVLPFGSSINGFGKINCDLDLVLTYDGRLQQEIVPSRLMYHSKSCVSTSRMHSQRHLEIVADILQYFLPGCTHVRRILRARVPILRYMHDITGIDCDLSATNMSGVYMSELLYILGSYDRRVCPLVYTVRYWAKEIGLTNPAPGRWITNFSLTLLVLFYLQHEKIIPTLKMLMTHKRPVDKRSFDDIDCSFLRDINLLPKDCTIENESSLVVLLYEFFQFYSSFDFGSYAISLNTGGMIPKPEYSALYIVNPLEKHLNVSKNVSPDECERIKMQFRAAAWSMECASNDETTNNREWGLLNLVSSHVLRKSGSIRKQGSMKAPARKKVTVQELFDEGNETMDWKMPHSKSKKQPV from the coding sequence ATGAGTTCCTTCAGGCATTTGGTTACGAGACGTTTCTCATTTTGTATTCATAAATCGAATTCGGCTTACTCGAGAGCGAACAAATTCTGCACGATTTCCAATGAAACAGCAGCCGGCGACTCGAAACCTCAACCACCTTCGGCAGCAGAGAAACCATCCTTCATTACGTTCGACGATGTTTTGAAACGCAGACGCACCGAAGCTAGTAAAAGTGTAGTAATCCAAGTGAAAGACGATAAATCATACGGCGGATTATACAATTACATGAAGAAATACGGATCGATAAAGAATTGCTTTTTTTATTCGCTTAATCCGCAATGCAACTATATTTTGATCGAGTTCGAAAACCAGGAATGTTTGGAAGCAGCGTTGGCTGACGGACAGTACTCGAACTCGAGCGAGACATTTCCTACGAGATCTCCTTTTCTGTGGTTTACGCTGCAGTCCCGATCAAAGTCGGAGACTTGGTCGGCGCCTGAATTACAGCATGCGCGTGTTAGCGATTTATCATCTACCGAGGTGCAAACTCTGTTGGCCGGATCGAAATCATTTACCGAAGATATGATCACGTTGCACGAAAACGTCAAGCTCAACGAATTGGGAAGCAGATTGCGATTCTTGACTGCGCACCAGGTAGAAACAGCTTTCAAAGGCATGTTTCCTTTCTGTACGGTGCTGCCATTTGGATCTTCGATCAACGGTTTCGGTAAAATAAACTGCGATTTGGACTTGGTGCTTACGTACGACGGTCGTTTACAACAAGAAATCGTTCCTAGTAGACTGATGTATCATTCGAAATCTTGCGTCAGTACGTCTCGTATGCATTCTCAACGACATTTAGAAATCGTCGCTgatattttgcaatattttctaCCCGGATGTACTCACGTCAGAAGAATTTTACGAGCCAGAGTGCCCATTTTGAGATACATGCACGATATTACTGGTATAGACTGTGATCTTTCCGCTACCAACATGAGTGGCGTCTATATGTCCGAGCTGTTGTACATTCTTGGCTCGTACGACCGACGTGTTTGCCCTCTAGTCTACACTGTACGTTACTGGGCTAAAGAAATCGGTCTCACGAATCCTGCGCCGGGACGATGGATTACCAATTTTTCGTTAACGTTGCTCGTTCTGTTCTATCTACAGCACGAAAAAATCATACCAACTTTGAAAATGCTCATGACTCATAAAAGACCGGTAGATAAGAGATCTTTCGACGACATCGATTGTAGTTTCCTGCGAGATATCAATCTTCTACCAAAAGACTGCACTATCGAGAACGAAAGTTCGCTGGTTGTATTATTATacgaatttttccagttttattcTTCGTTCGATTTCGGCTCTTACGCTATATCGTTGAATACCGGAGGTATGATACCGAAACCGGAATATTCCGCGTTGTACATCGTGAATCCATTGGAAAAGCACCTGAATGTGAGCAAAAATGTCAGTCCGGACGAATGCGAAAGAATTAAAATGCAGTTTAGAGCAGCTGCGTGGAGTATGGAATGTGCCTCGAATGACGAAACGACGAATAACCGAGAATGGGGACTGTTAAATCTCGTAAGTAGTCACGTTTTGCGAAAAAGTGGTTCGATTCGTAAACAAGGGTCGATGAAAGCACCCGCTAGAAAGAAAGTCACCGTTCAAGAGCTTTTCGACGAAGGTAATGAAACAATGGACTGGAAAATGCCGCATTCGAAATCCAAGAAACAACCAGTTTAA
- the Uch-L5 gene encoding ubiquitin carboxyl-terminal hydrolase isozyme L5 translates to MIENTSGSDAGAGQWCLIESDPGVFTELIREFGCKGVQVEELWSLEPEQFVDLRPVHGLIFLFKWEPNEEPTGSLVLDAKADKIFFAQQVITNACATQAILSILLNCKHADVTLGSTLTEFKDFCQSFDATMKGLSLSNCQAIRSVHNSFAKPTLFEFDSKSQNKNDETYHFVSYVPIDGRLYEIDGLKAGPIDLGIIPPNSDWLNIAKPVIENRIKRYKEGEIHFNLMAIVSDRKAKFEKRIQEINQEMQENGMETDAQQSEIAKLHMLIEEEENKMKRYKTENIRRKHNYLPLIVEILKILANEKELIPLYEKAKTKSAAKGESKKSIK, encoded by the exons ATGATCGAAAATACTTCGGGGAGCGATGCTGGAGCTGGACAGTGGTGTTTGATCGAAAGTGATCCTGGCGTTTTCACTGAACTGATCAGAGAATTTG gttgcAAAGGTGTACAGGTTGAAGAACTATGGAGTTTGGAACCGGAACAATTCGTCGATTTGAG ACCGGTCCATGGACTGATATTCTTGTTCAAATGGGAACCGAACGAAGAACCTACCGGATCGTTGGTACTAGACGCGAAAGCGGATAAAATATTCTTTGCTCAACAA GTTATAACAAACGCTTGCGCTACTCAAGCTATTCTCAGTATATTATTGAATTGTAAACACGCCGATGTTACTTTGGGTTCGACGCTAACAGAATTCAAAGATTTTTGCCAGTCGTTCGATGCCACGATGAAAGGATTAAGTTTGAGTAATTGTCAAGCCATCCGATCGGTTCATAATTCATTTGCGAA ACCTACGTTATTCGAATTCGATTCAAAATCCCAGAATAAAAACGACGAAACGTATCATTTCGTTAGTTACGTTCCAATCGATGGAAGACTTTATGAAATTGATGGATTGAAAGCCGGTCCCATTGATTTAGGTATCATTCCACCCAACTCTGACTGGTTAAACATCGCTAAACCGGTGATTGAGAATAGAATAAAACGGTATAAAGAAGGAGAAATACATTTCAATTTAATGGCCATCGTCAGCGATAGAAAAgctaaattcgaaaaaagaatCCAAGAAATTAATCAAGAAATGCAG GAAAACGGTATGGAAACTGATGCTCAGCAGAGTGAAATAGCCAAGTTGCATATGCTGATCGAAGAAgaagagaataaaatgaaacgtTATAAAACCGAGAATATTCGAAGGAAACATAATTATTTACCATTGATCGTGGAAATACTGAAAATATTGGCCAACGAAAAAGAACTCATACCTTTATACGAGAAAGCCAAAACGAAATCTGCGGCTAAAggagaatcgaaaaaatcgataaagTGA